The proteins below come from a single Clupea harengus chromosome 21, Ch_v2.0.2, whole genome shotgun sequence genomic window:
- the cnot9 gene encoding CCR4-NOT transcription complex subunit 9 isoform X1, which yields MLATGAAVTTALAQVDREKIYQWINELSSPETRENALLELSKKRESVPDLAPMLWHSCGTIAALLQEIVNIYPSINPPTLTAHQSNRVCNALALLQCVASHPETRSAFLAAHIPLFLYPFLHTVSKTRPFEYLRLTSLGVIGALVKTDEQEVINFLLTTEIIPLCLRIMESGSELSKTVATFILQKILLDDTGLAYICQTYERFSHVAMILGKMVLQLSKEPSARLLKHVVRCYLRLSDNARAREALRQCLPDQLKDTTFAQVLKDDTTTKRWLAQLVKNLQEGQVTDPRGIPLPPQ from the exons ATGCTGGCTACAGGAGCA GCTGTAACCACCGCGCTGGCGCAagtggatagagagaaaatCTACCAGTGGATCAATGAGCTGTCCAGTCCGGAGACCCGCGAAAATGCCCTGCTGGAGCTCAGCAAGAAGCGGGAGTCAGTACCTGACCTGGCCCCGATGCTCTGGCACTCCTGTGGTACTATTGCAGCCCTCCTGCAG GAGATTGTCAACATATATCCCTCCATCAACCCACCTACTCTGACAGCTCACCAGTCCAACAGAGTATGCAATGCCTTAGCACTTCTCCAATGTGTTGCTTCCCACCCCGAGACCAG ATCGGCTTTCCTGGCCGCACACATCCCGCTGTTCCTCTACCCTTTCCTGCACACGGTCAGCAAAACGCGGCCCTTTGAGTACCTCCGTCTCACAAGCCTGGGAGTCATTG GGGCATTGGTAAAAACAGATGAGCAAGAGGTGATTAACTTCCTGCTAACGACAGAGATCATTCCCTTGTGCCTCCGAATCATGGAGTCGGGCAGCGAGCTCTCCAAAACG GTTGCCACCTTCATACTGCAGAAAATCCTCCTGGATGACACAGGACTAGCGTACATTTGCCAGACCTACGAGCGCTTCTCTCATGTGGCCATGATCCTG GGGAAAATGGTCCTGCAGCTCTCCAAAGAGCCTTCTGCACGTCTGCTTAAACATGTCGTACGCTGTTACCTTCGCCTCTCTGACAATGCCAG AGCCAGGGAGGCCCTACGGCAATGCCTGCCTGACCAGCTGAAGGACACCACGTTTGCCCAGGTGCTGAAAGACGACACCACCACCAAACGCTGGCTGGCACAGCTGGTGAAGAACCTGCAGGAGGGCCAGGTCACAGACCCTCGGGGAATCCCCTTGCCCCCCCAGTAA
- the ftcd gene encoding formimidoyltransferase-cyclodeaminase — protein MAKLVECVPNFSEGRSKEVIDAIAEAISGTEGCSLLDVDPGSSTNRTVYTFVGSPQAVVEGALNAARVAFPLIDMTKHSGEHPRTGAMDVCPFIPVQNVTMEDCVTCANLFAERLSDALHIPVYLYGAAARQESRRSLPAVRAGEYEALPEKLKKSEWAPDYGPATFVPSWGATVTGARKFLIAFNINLLSTKEQAHRIALDIREQGRGKDQPGLLKKVQGMGWFLEEANLAQVSTNILDFELTPLHTVYEEICRDARDLNLPVVGSQIVGLIPLQAVLDCADFYIQREKLFVVEEEHKVRLVINKLGLDSLGPFAPKERIIEYMVKDSEEDSRLVSQSLQQFVRSVGARTAAPGGGSVSAAVAAMGAALAAMVGQMTYGKRQFENLDGAMRRLIPPFHQAMNELLEMVDADSTAFNSYMTALKMPKSSPEEVKRREVAMQEGLKKAVGVPLALAEKVTLLWPSLKEMVLHGNVACKSDAQVAAKALETAVFGAYFNVIINLKDITDESFKSTTQQRATALLEAAKASASDVLEAADTRQ, from the exons ATGGCTAAACTTGTGGAGTGTGTGCCCAACTTCTCAGAGGGGCGAAGCAAAGAG GTGATAGATGCCATCGCAGAAGCTATCTCTGGTACGGAAGGATGCAGCCTGCTGGACGTGGATCCAGGTTCCTCCACAAACAGAACAGTCTACACGTTTGTGGGGTCACCCCAGGCGGTGGTGGAGGGGGCACTGAATGCAGCCCGCGTTGCCTTTCCGCTCATTGACATGACCAAACACTCAG GGGAGCATCCTCGCACTGGAGCCATGGATGTGTGTCCCTTCATCCCCGTCCAGAATGTCACCATGGAAGACTGTGTTACCTGTGCCAACCTGTTTGCTGAGAGATTGTCTGACGCGCTACACATCCCTG TGTATCTATATGGAGCAGCAGCTCGTCAGGAGAGCAGAAGATCCTTGCCCGCTGTACGTGCAGGAGAGTACGAAGCACTACCGGAGAAG CTAAAGAAGAGTGAGTGGGCCCCTGACTACGGACCTGCCACATTCGTTCCCTCCTGGGGGGCCACGGTGACGGGCGCTCGGAAGTTCCTCATCGCCTTCAACATTAACCTGCTAAGCACCAAGGAGCAGGCCCATCGCATCGCCCTTGATATCCGGGAGCAGGGAAGAGGCAAGGACCAG CCAGGTCTTTTGAAAAAGGTGCAGGGGATGGGCTGGTTCCTGGAGGAAGCCAATCTGGCCCAGGTGTCCACAAACATCCTGGACTTCGAGCTGACTCCACTTCACACAGTCTATGAGGAGATCTGCAGAGACGCCCGG GATCTGAATCTGCCCGTGGTGGGGTCCCAGATCGTGGGTCTGATTCCTCTCCAAGCTGTCCTGGACTGCGCTGACTTCTACATCCAGAGGGAGAAACTGTTCGTCGTCGAGGAGGAGCACAAAGTGCGGCTG GTCATCAACAAGCTGGGGCTGGACTCGCTAGGGCCGTTTGCACCAAAGGAGAGAATCATTGA GTACATGGTGAAGGACAGTGAAGAGGACAGCCGTCTGGTGTCTCAGTCCCTGCAGCAGTTCGTGCGCAGCGTGGGGGCCAGGACCGCTGCCCCCGGGGGGGGCTCTGTCTCCGCCGCGGTTGCTGCCATG GGGGCGGCTCTTGCTGCCATGGTGGGGCAGATGACATATGGGAAGAGGCAGTTTGAGAACCTGGACGGGGCGATGAGGAGGCTGATCCCACCCTTTCACCAGGCCATGAATGAGCTGCTGGAAATGGTGGATGCAGATTCCACCGCCTTCAACTCGTACATG aCAGCTCTGAAAATGCCAAAAAGCAGCCCAGAGGAAGTGAAAAG GAGGGAGGTGGCGATGCAGGAGGGCCTGAAGAAAGCGGTGGGGGTTCCCCTGGCTCTGGCCGAGAAGGTCACCCTACTGTGGCCCTCTCTCAAAGAGATGGTTCTCCACGGAAACGTGGCCTGCAAGTCAGACGCCCAG GTAGCGGCGAAAGCCCTGGAGACGGCTGTGTTTGGAGCCTACTTCAATGTCATCATCAATCTGAAAGACATCACCGACGAGTCCTTCAAAAGCACC ACTCAGCAGAGAGCCACGGCGCTGCTCGAAGCGGCCAAAGCGAGCGCCAGCGACGTCCTGGAGGCCGCGGACACCAGGCAGTAG
- the mstna gene encoding myostatin a, with amino-acid sequence MLFLVYLSVLCVFGATCSGNSTTPQPITTEDTEQCSTCEFRHQSKLMRLHTIKSQILSILRLEQAPNISRDMIRQLLPKAPPLQELLSQYDLQLDDRKVVATDDGEHATTETIITMATEPQSIVQINGMPRCCLFSLSPKILPNNILKAQLWIHLRATVEATTVFLQISRLKPLSEGNTRAIIRSLKIEVDAETSSWQSIDMNQLLQSWLKQPETNLGIEIRAFDSKGVDLAVTSAESGSDGLKPFIEVKIAETPKRSKRDNGLDCDENSPESRCCRYPLTVDFEDFGWDWIIAPKRYKANYCSGECEYMHLQKYPHTHLVNKANPRGTAGPCCTPTKMSPINMLYFNRKEQIIYGKIPSMVVDVCGCS; translated from the exons ATGCTTTTCTTGGTGTACCTGAGTGTCTTATGCGTGTTTGGAGCAACCTGTTCAGGCAATTCCACAACACCTCAGCCAATAACGACGGAGGACACCGAGCAGTGCTCCACATGCGAGTTCAGGCATCAGAGCAAACTGATGAGACTCCATACCATCAAGTCCCAAATTCTAAGCATCCTCCGACTCGAACAGGCTCCAAACATCAGCCGGGACATGATAAGACAGCTCTTGCCAAAAGCGCCTCCCTTACAGGAGCTCTTGAGCCAGTATGACCTCCAGCTGGACGACAGGAAAGTTGTAGCGACTGACGATGGGGAGCACGCCACAACTGAAACCATCATTACCATGGCCACAGAGC CCCAATCAATCGTCCAAATAAACGGAATGCCAAGATGTTGCTTATTTTCCCTCAGTCCGAAGATATTACCCAACAACATCTTGAAGGCGCAGCTGTGGATACATCTGCGGGCGACTGTAGAAGCCACTACCGTCTTCTTGCAAATTTCTCGTCTTAAACCACTGTCAGAGGGCAACACGAGGGCTATTATTAGGTCCCTGAAAATCGAGGTAGATGCAGAGACCAGCTCTTGGCAAAGCATCGACATGAATCAGCTTCTACAGTCTTGGCTGAAACAACCCGAGACCAACCTTGGTATCGAGATCAGGGCGTTTGATTCCAAAGGAGTGGACCTGGCCGTCACCTCTGCTGAATCTGGCTCGGACGGACTG AAACCTTTTATAGAAGTGAAAATAGCTGAGACGCCCAAGCGGTCAAAGCGAGACAATGGCCTTGACTGTGACGAGAACTCCCCCGAGTCCCGCTGCTGCCGCTACCCTCTCACCGTGGACTTCGAGGACTTCGGCTGGGACTGGATTATTGCGCCGAAGCGCTACAAGGCCAACTACTGCTCGGGAGAGTGCGAGTACATGCACCTACAGAAGtatccacacactcacctggtGAACAAGGCTAATCCACGGGGTACCGCTGGACCTTGCTGCACTCCCACCAAAATGTCTCCAATCAACATGCTCTATTTCAATCGCAAAGAACAGATTATCTACGGAAAGATACCCTCAATGGTGGTGGACGTATGTGGCTGCTCCTAG
- the cnot9 gene encoding CCR4-NOT transcription complex subunit 9 isoform X2, whose protein sequence is MAVTTALAQVDREKIYQWINELSSPETRENALLELSKKRESVPDLAPMLWHSCGTIAALLQEIVNIYPSINPPTLTAHQSNRVCNALALLQCVASHPETRSAFLAAHIPLFLYPFLHTVSKTRPFEYLRLTSLGVIGALVKTDEQEVINFLLTTEIIPLCLRIMESGSELSKTVATFILQKILLDDTGLAYICQTYERFSHVAMILGKMVLQLSKEPSARLLKHVVRCYLRLSDNARAREALRQCLPDQLKDTTFAQVLKDDTTTKRWLAQLVKNLQEGQVTDPRGIPLPPQ, encoded by the exons ATG GCTGTAACCACCGCGCTGGCGCAagtggatagagagaaaatCTACCAGTGGATCAATGAGCTGTCCAGTCCGGAGACCCGCGAAAATGCCCTGCTGGAGCTCAGCAAGAAGCGGGAGTCAGTACCTGACCTGGCCCCGATGCTCTGGCACTCCTGTGGTACTATTGCAGCCCTCCTGCAG GAGATTGTCAACATATATCCCTCCATCAACCCACCTACTCTGACAGCTCACCAGTCCAACAGAGTATGCAATGCCTTAGCACTTCTCCAATGTGTTGCTTCCCACCCCGAGACCAG ATCGGCTTTCCTGGCCGCACACATCCCGCTGTTCCTCTACCCTTTCCTGCACACGGTCAGCAAAACGCGGCCCTTTGAGTACCTCCGTCTCACAAGCCTGGGAGTCATTG GGGCATTGGTAAAAACAGATGAGCAAGAGGTGATTAACTTCCTGCTAACGACAGAGATCATTCCCTTGTGCCTCCGAATCATGGAGTCGGGCAGCGAGCTCTCCAAAACG GTTGCCACCTTCATACTGCAGAAAATCCTCCTGGATGACACAGGACTAGCGTACATTTGCCAGACCTACGAGCGCTTCTCTCATGTGGCCATGATCCTG GGGAAAATGGTCCTGCAGCTCTCCAAAGAGCCTTCTGCACGTCTGCTTAAACATGTCGTACGCTGTTACCTTCGCCTCTCTGACAATGCCAG AGCCAGGGAGGCCCTACGGCAATGCCTGCCTGACCAGCTGAAGGACACCACGTTTGCCCAGGTGCTGAAAGACGACACCACCACCAAACGCTGGCTGGCACAGCTGGTGAAGAACCTGCAGGAGGGCCAGGTCACAGACCCTCGGGGAATCCCCTTGCCCCCCCAGTAA